One Roseimaritima multifibrata DNA window includes the following coding sequences:
- a CDS encoding TolC family protein, with the protein MSSKRIWSARRNQLLLATCAAATCLLFGCAQSNSPRQVTAPSQVPEEVMLAAKPASSAANSPIQTVLYSDPEDLDSAVAIDLQRSSVVEEATRLEEALVPGNVASVESAEASQPAIGVEEFVQRAIAAHPELIAARHRISAERARIPQARALPDPQFNNTFWPIQDQALQTAGGRVGNQMSLTQGVPWHKKRETKAAIAARQAHIAEAEYERMERAIVAGTKQAYYEVWYAVQAIQVLEETQGLVEDLREIADASYRTGGRQQDALRARIEADRLEDQQLRLRQQLETAQADLATFIQSPASEIPPVTAELHLEDLSGHLDEWILAAENCNPELKGLAWEVERDRQAERLACLQKYPDLQFGVNWSLISDDYNVLSPVADGHDNINFSVGTTLPIWRSKIQAGIREANHRRASTSQRLEAKRDSLEGRLRSLLSQVHRIEDQRQLYRQRIIPRTEETLQLVIADYQGSRTDFSSVIEVYRELLVFETQLAEFDASLAKTFAQLEQTAGCPLP; encoded by the coding sequence ATGAGCTCGAAGCGTATTTGGTCCGCACGACGGAACCAACTGCTCCTTGCAACCTGTGCTGCGGCCACCTGTTTATTATTCGGGTGTGCACAGTCCAACAGTCCACGGCAGGTGACGGCTCCCTCGCAGGTACCCGAAGAGGTCATGCTGGCGGCGAAACCCGCTTCCTCGGCCGCAAATAGCCCGATCCAGACCGTTCTCTACAGCGACCCGGAAGACCTTGATTCAGCGGTCGCGATTGATCTGCAACGATCGTCAGTCGTCGAAGAAGCAACGCGACTGGAGGAAGCTCTGGTTCCAGGAAATGTCGCTTCTGTCGAATCGGCAGAGGCTTCGCAGCCGGCGATCGGAGTCGAGGAGTTTGTTCAGCGAGCGATTGCCGCTCATCCAGAACTGATTGCGGCTAGGCATCGGATCTCCGCAGAAAGGGCACGAATCCCCCAAGCTCGCGCGCTGCCTGATCCGCAGTTCAACAACACTTTCTGGCCCATCCAAGACCAGGCATTGCAGACGGCAGGAGGGCGAGTTGGTAACCAGATGTCACTCACCCAAGGCGTTCCTTGGCACAAAAAACGGGAAACCAAAGCGGCGATCGCCGCCCGCCAAGCACATATCGCTGAAGCCGAATACGAAAGAATGGAAAGGGCGATCGTCGCCGGCACCAAGCAAGCTTATTACGAAGTGTGGTATGCCGTTCAAGCCATTCAAGTCCTCGAAGAAACCCAAGGACTGGTCGAAGATCTAAGGGAGATCGCCGATGCCAGTTATCGAACCGGAGGCCGGCAACAGGACGCGCTGCGAGCCCGCATCGAAGCCGACCGATTGGAAGACCAGCAGCTTCGTTTGCGTCAACAATTGGAAACCGCACAGGCGGACCTTGCCACGTTCATCCAGAGCCCTGCTTCGGAAATCCCGCCCGTCACTGCAGAGCTGCATTTGGAGGATCTGTCGGGTCACTTAGATGAATGGATTCTTGCAGCAGAAAACTGTAACCCCGAATTAAAGGGGCTTGCCTGGGAAGTCGAACGCGACCGACAGGCCGAACGTCTGGCTTGCTTGCAGAAGTACCCGGACCTGCAGTTTGGAGTGAATTGGTCCTTGATCAGTGACGACTACAATGTTCTCAGTCCCGTCGCCGACGGGCATGACAACATTAATTTCAGTGTCGGCACGACTTTGCCGATCTGGCGAAGCAAGATTCAAGCGGGAATCCGCGAAGCGAACCACCGCAGAGCTTCGACAAGCCAACGGCTGGAAGCCAAGAGAGATTCCCTGGAAGGCCGCTTGAGGAGCCTCCTGTCTCAGGTTCATCGGATTGAGGATCAGCGGCAACTATATCGCCAGCGAATCATTCCTCGAACCGAGGAGACTCTTCAGTTGGTGATCGCGGATTACCAGGGGAGCCGAACCGATTTTTCATCGGTGATCGAAGTCTATCGAGAGCTTCTAGTGTTTGAGACTCAACTGGCTGAATTCGACGCCTCGCTCGCAAAGACGTTCGCTCAACTAGAGCAAACCGCAGGGTGTCCGCTTCCCTAG
- a CDS encoding YdjY domain-containing protein, producing MIQCFRTWTALPIPFGMILVGILSGLAQAQEAGDTPATPAPLPVSPAAGGPPVDAKDASEEGAELSFERVDPEELVAKAFEAPEGAVQLSKKGRLWVDKKGGQVLVDGYVAMTRGMLEMFACPAGTKEHESVVAVLARSRDVHTALLAVGAQSGTPVRYVPKFVPPTGQAIQIWVMWFDKEGKLHKKDAREWIFKTGTKKTMQENWVFAGSQFWKDPATGESHYEADSGDMICVSNFGSAMLDVPVLSSKENASLQYSAAEGNVPPEMTPVRLVLIPIPLPSDKPQPLPEGKADASVPPADKWLKKAVPAQ from the coding sequence ATGATTCAATGTTTTCGCACCTGGACCGCCTTACCGATTCCCTTCGGGATGATTCTTGTCGGGATCCTTTCAGGCTTGGCTCAGGCCCAGGAGGCCGGGGATACGCCAGCGACTCCCGCCCCACTGCCCGTATCCCCCGCCGCAGGTGGTCCGCCCGTTGACGCGAAGGATGCGAGCGAAGAGGGCGCCGAACTCTCCTTTGAACGCGTCGATCCAGAAGAACTGGTTGCGAAAGCCTTTGAAGCCCCCGAGGGAGCGGTTCAGTTAAGCAAAAAGGGACGGCTATGGGTCGACAAAAAGGGGGGCCAAGTCCTTGTCGATGGGTACGTCGCGATGACACGTGGGATGCTGGAAATGTTCGCTTGTCCCGCCGGGACCAAGGAGCACGAATCGGTCGTTGCCGTGCTGGCTCGCAGTCGTGATGTTCATACCGCATTGCTAGCCGTTGGGGCTCAAAGTGGGACGCCGGTTAGATACGTGCCAAAGTTTGTGCCCCCAACGGGCCAGGCGATTCAAATTTGGGTGATGTGGTTCGACAAAGAAGGAAAACTGCACAAGAAAGACGCTCGCGAATGGATTTTTAAAACAGGCACCAAGAAAACGATGCAGGAGAATTGGGTCTTCGCTGGCAGCCAATTCTGGAAAGACCCGGCAACGGGAGAATCACACTACGAAGCAGATTCGGGAGACATGATCTGTGTTTCGAATTTCGGTTCCGCGATGCTAGACGTTCCCGTCCTAAGCAGCAAAGAGAATGCCTCGTTGCAGTACAGCGCCGCCGAAGGGAATGTCCCTCCGGAAATGACACCGGTCCGCTTGGTCTTGATCCCAATTCCTCTTCCGTCGGATAAGCCGCAGCCCCTGCCAGAAGGCAAGGCGGATGCGTCGGTCCCGCCAGCGGACAAATGGCTGAAGAAAGCGGTTCCCGCTCAGTAG
- a CDS encoding TadE/TadG family type IV pilus assembly protein produces the protein MNRFLNSASPRRSRSTASVRRGAAAVEFAVCLPVLVLLVFGAIEGASFIFLKQSLNVAAYEGCREAIRNSAATAEATSRADAILVARNVNDATVRFIPADVTTVSRGEKIILEITAPTRTNSPLAGQFINNRDLVSRVVMVKE, from the coding sequence ATGAACCGGTTCCTGAACTCCGCCTCCCCCCGGAGGTCTCGATCAACCGCCTCGGTTCGCCGTGGTGCCGCAGCGGTGGAATTTGCGGTCTGCTTGCCCGTCTTGGTGCTATTGGTCTTTGGTGCCATCGAAGGGGCTAGTTTCATTTTTTTGAAACAGTCGCTTAATGTGGCCGCCTACGAAGGCTGCCGTGAAGCGATACGAAACTCCGCGGCGACCGCTGAAGCGACCTCGCGTGCCGATGCGATCTTGGTTGCCCGAAACGTTAACGATGCGACCGTCCGGTTCATTCCAGCGGACGTCACAACGGTGTCACGTGGCGAAAAAATCATTCTTGAAATCACAGCTCCCACACGAACCAACAGTCCTCTAGCAGGACAGTTCATCAACAATCGAGACCTCGTCTCTCGCGTTGTGATGGTGAAGGAATAA
- a CDS encoding vWA domain-containing protein, producing MKLQPRTNRTPRNRHSGPRATPRRDGSMLVLLAFAMVIFMVSAALAIDIARIHLARTELRTSTDAAAKAAAEALSRTQDVNAAVARGQEIASDNLVNGSPLLLRRGDFQFGRSEADADTNRFTFTTSGRPQNSVRVRGERTEGSASGAIPLIFGAILNRDIFELGHNATATYIERDVALVVDRSGSMRGQKFRDLRDALDIFIETLDATPVEEEVGLASYSNRATADVELTSDLSQIAAAMDVMPVGGTTSISSGMAAGESILTNGRSEDFVERTMIVMTDGQHNTGAEPRTVATRLAADGVFIHTITFGAGADQVRMREVATIGRGRHYHAADGDELRAIYREIALTLSTMITE from the coding sequence ATGAAGTTACAACCACGGACCAATCGAACGCCAAGAAACCGCCACTCCGGTCCCCGTGCGACCCCGCGTCGCGATGGTTCGATGCTTGTTCTGTTAGCCTTTGCGATGGTCATTTTTATGGTCTCCGCTGCTTTGGCAATTGACATCGCTAGGATTCATTTGGCCCGTACGGAATTACGGACTTCAACCGACGCGGCAGCAAAAGCGGCCGCCGAAGCGCTCTCGCGAACGCAGGATGTGAATGCCGCCGTAGCTCGAGGGCAGGAAATTGCCTCGGATAATTTGGTCAATGGCAGTCCGCTGCTACTCCGTCGTGGTGATTTCCAATTCGGTCGATCCGAAGCGGATGCCGATACCAATCGCTTCACCTTTACGACCTCCGGGCGACCGCAAAATAGCGTGCGCGTACGTGGCGAGAGGACGGAAGGCTCTGCTTCCGGAGCCATCCCGTTGATCTTCGGAGCCATTCTCAATCGAGACATCTTTGAACTTGGGCACAATGCGACGGCTACCTACATCGAACGCGATGTGGCTTTGGTTGTCGACCGCAGCGGATCGATGCGAGGTCAAAAATTTAGAGACTTAAGAGACGCCCTGGACATCTTCATTGAAACCCTGGACGCGACCCCGGTCGAAGAAGAGGTCGGGTTGGCGTCGTACAGCAACCGTGCCACCGCGGATGTCGAACTGACCAGCGATCTAAGTCAAATCGCGGCGGCAATGGACGTAATGCCGGTCGGAGGTACCACCAGTATTTCAAGCGGGATGGCTGCCGGAGAATCGATTTTGACCAACGGGCGATCCGAAGACTTCGTCGAACGAACCATGATCGTGATGACCGACGGCCAGCACAACACCGGTGCCGAACCACGAACGGTCGCCACCCGCCTAGCCGCTGATGGGGTTTTCATTCATACGATCACCTTTGGTGCCGGCGCGGACCAGGTCCGGATGCGCGAAGTCGCAACCATTGGACGGGGGCGACACTACCACGCTGCCGATGGCGACGAATTGCGTGCGATCTATCGCGAGATCGCGTTAACCCTCAGCACAATGATCACCGAATAA
- a CDS encoding TadE family protein, whose protein sequence is MYVQRKRRCSRGGCQTRAGRCGVVAVEFVFVVTIAFVFLFTAFEFCRVAMIRHTVDNAVYEAARKGIIPGGTSAEAQQQARDILETVGVETAVVSITPPVIDRTTEDVTVSIRVPLDANSLMPMNFFRGKIVERTLTMRREGTR, encoded by the coding sequence ATGTACGTACAACGAAAAAGACGATGCAGCCGTGGCGGTTGTCAGACCCGTGCTGGCCGATGCGGCGTCGTCGCGGTCGAATTCGTATTCGTGGTCACGATCGCGTTTGTGTTTTTGTTTACCGCGTTTGAATTCTGCCGGGTCGCCATGATTCGGCACACCGTCGACAACGCAGTCTATGAAGCCGCCCGCAAGGGGATTATCCCGGGCGGAACCAGCGCCGAAGCACAGCAACAGGCTAGAGACATTTTGGAAACGGTAGGAGTCGAAACGGCTGTGGTTAGCATTACCCCACCTGTCATCGATCGAACCACCGAAGACGTGACCGTTTCGATTCGAGTTCCATTGGACGCAAATTCGCTGATGCCAATGAATTTTTTCAGAGGCAAAATAGTCGAACGGACATTGACCATGCGGCGTGAAGGAACTCGCTAG
- the queA gene encoding tRNA preQ1(34) S-adenosylmethionine ribosyltransferase-isomerase QueA, with translation MNDHLIASYDYDLPRERIAQEPAAVRSDARLMVLDRQSDSVEHCYIRDLPEILAHEDTLILNNSRVVPARLLGHRTRTEGRWQGLYLRSDPETGIWEVLSKTRGRLQIGESITLQDRKALPGVELQVIARTETGNLLVKPLSETPTSELLHQFGWVPIPPYIRDGRMVDADVQAYQTVYAQHDGSVAAPTAGLHFTQPLLNALDKKGVRRAEVTLHVGIGTFRPISVDQLEDHEMHTEWASLSASAAKTINDTPARGGKRIAVGTTSVRTVESAAAEDGTLAEWSGPCNLFITPGYSFKAIDGLLTNFHLPRSSLLVLVSALAGRERIMKAYQEAIDNEYRFFSYGDAMLIL, from the coding sequence ATGAACGATCACCTGATTGCCAGTTACGATTACGACCTGCCTCGCGAGCGGATTGCTCAGGAACCGGCCGCGGTCCGTAGTGACGCTCGCCTGATGGTCTTGGATCGCCAGTCCGATTCGGTCGAACACTGCTATATCCGTGATCTTCCGGAAATCTTGGCTCACGAAGATACGTTGATCCTGAACAACAGCCGCGTCGTTCCTGCCCGCTTGCTGGGACATCGCACCCGCACCGAAGGCCGCTGGCAGGGGCTTTACCTCCGCAGTGATCCTGAAACCGGAATCTGGGAAGTCCTTAGCAAGACTCGAGGGCGTTTGCAAATTGGGGAATCGATCACTCTGCAGGATCGTAAAGCCCTGCCTGGTGTTGAATTGCAAGTCATCGCTCGGACTGAAACCGGGAACCTGCTGGTCAAACCTCTTTCCGAAACCCCCACCTCCGAATTGCTTCACCAATTTGGGTGGGTTCCGATTCCACCCTATATCCGCGATGGCCGAATGGTCGACGCCGATGTTCAGGCCTATCAGACGGTTTATGCTCAGCATGATGGATCGGTCGCCGCTCCGACCGCGGGCCTGCATTTCACTCAACCGCTTTTGAACGCCCTTGATAAAAAAGGGGTTCGGCGTGCGGAGGTGACTTTGCATGTTGGAATCGGGACCTTCCGGCCGATTTCGGTTGATCAGCTGGAAGACCATGAAATGCACACCGAGTGGGCTAGCCTGTCCGCTTCCGCAGCAAAAACGATCAACGACACGCCCGCCCGCGGCGGCAAACGAATCGCGGTGGGGACAACCAGCGTGCGAACCGTTGAATCTGCAGCCGCCGAAGATGGCACCTTGGCGGAGTGGAGCGGTCCTTGCAACCTGTTCATCACGCCGGGATATTCGTTTAAAGCGATCGACGGCCTGCTGACTAACTTTCATCTGCCGCGAAGTTCACTGTTGGTCCTTGTCAGCGCACTGGCTGGTCGCGAACGGATCATGAAAGCCTATCAGGAAGCGATCGATAACGAATATCGTTTCTTCAGCTATGGTGATGCGATGTTGATTTTGTAA
- a CDS encoding phosphoesterase: MSPVTEEQILVIPAATIDSIGPFTGFQPDVDRYLKPILASDELSFRPRGAMEKDPSFKQLIPYVVLQWTDAAGEPHLFAYTRGSGQGESRLHAKRSVGIGGHISAEDAAGGSEPYRTGMERELTEEVRIESTFEETCVGLIYDPSTEVGEVHVGVVHRFVLQTPDVHPNEDDICDTGFVSLSQLRAEKDRLETWSQLCLDHLFKV; the protein is encoded by the coding sequence ATGTCTCCAGTCACCGAAGAACAGATCCTGGTTATCCCTGCGGCCACCATTGATTCCATCGGCCCCTTTACCGGATTCCAGCCCGATGTGGACCGTTATCTAAAACCGATCCTGGCCAGCGACGAACTCTCTTTCCGCCCTCGCGGGGCGATGGAGAAAGACCCCTCTTTCAAACAGTTGATCCCCTATGTCGTACTGCAGTGGACGGACGCTGCGGGGGAACCGCATCTATTTGCCTACACGCGAGGATCGGGCCAAGGGGAATCACGACTGCACGCGAAACGAAGCGTCGGCATCGGCGGACATATCTCCGCCGAAGATGCTGCCGGTGGCAGTGAACCCTACCGGACCGGGATGGAACGCGAACTGACGGAAGAGGTTCGAATCGAATCGACTTTTGAAGAAACCTGCGTCGGTTTGATCTATGATCCTTCGACCGAAGTTGGCGAAGTCCACGTAGGCGTGGTCCATCGATTTGTACTGCAAACCCCTGATGTCCATCCAAACGAAGATGACATTTGCGACACCGGTTTCGTTTCGCTCTCGCAATTGCGAGCCGAGAAGGATCGCCTGGAGACCTGGTCGCAACTTTGCCTGGATCACCTGTTTAAGGTTTAG
- a CDS encoding cysteine desulfurase family protein, with protein MNDLIYLDHHATTPCDRRVAAVVQRMLLEDYGNASSQHRFGQSAADAVHSAAETIAQALAAQATELVFTSGATESNSLALLGVCQHPRQKRRKIVTAVTEHPAVLDPIRRLEADGFVVERIAPYPQSDPNVGQVDEEAILNAIDDQTAVVSVMLANNEIGTIQPLRRVAEKCHQVGALLHCDATQAVGRIPVSVVDLDVDLLSASAHKFYGPKGVGLLYIRQTGRRVRIRPQIEGGGQQRGLRSGTLNVPGIVGMGEALKWAVEEMDTATLRIAGLRQRLWDRLKSGIPELVLNGPSIADANTSISPTDSVLRRLHGNLNVMFPRVEGEALMTTVPTVACSSGSACSSVDPAPSHVLMAIGCNESQARSSLRFGIGRPTTEQQTDEAADRLLDAFHRLRQMV; from the coding sequence ATGAATGACTTGATCTATCTGGATCATCATGCAACCACTCCCTGCGATCGACGCGTCGCAGCGGTGGTGCAGCGGATGCTTCTAGAGGATTACGGAAACGCATCCAGCCAACATCGATTTGGGCAGAGTGCCGCGGACGCCGTCCATTCTGCAGCCGAAACGATTGCTCAAGCATTGGCAGCGCAAGCCACGGAACTGGTTTTTACCAGTGGAGCGACCGAAAGCAATTCTTTGGCTTTGCTGGGCGTATGCCAGCACCCTCGCCAAAAGCGACGCAAAATTGTTACGGCTGTAACTGAACATCCCGCGGTCCTCGATCCGATTCGGCGGCTGGAAGCAGACGGTTTTGTGGTCGAACGGATTGCCCCCTACCCGCAATCGGACCCGAACGTCGGACAGGTTGATGAAGAGGCAATTCTGAACGCGATCGATGACCAGACGGCCGTGGTCTCGGTCATGCTGGCGAACAACGAAATCGGAACCATTCAGCCGCTGCGACGGGTCGCGGAGAAATGTCATCAAGTCGGTGCCCTGCTCCACTGCGATGCGACTCAAGCTGTTGGCCGCATCCCGGTTTCGGTCGTGGATTTAGATGTCGACCTGCTGAGTGCGTCGGCTCACAAATTTTATGGCCCCAAGGGGGTAGGCTTGTTGTACATCCGGCAAACCGGCCGACGTGTTCGCATCCGTCCTCAGATTGAAGGCGGCGGTCAGCAGCGAGGCTTGCGAAGCGGAACCCTTAACGTGCCCGGGATCGTGGGCATGGGCGAGGCATTGAAATGGGCGGTTGAAGAAATGGATACCGCGACCTTGCGAATCGCTGGTTTGCGGCAACGCCTATGGGATCGGCTGAAAAGCGGAATCCCTGAATTGGTTCTAAATGGACCATCCATCGCCGACGCCAATACCTCTATCTCTCCAACCGATTCGGTGCTCCGGCGTTTACACGGAAACCTAAACGTCATGTTTCCACGTGTTGAAGGCGAAGCGCTGATGACGACGGTGCCGACGGTCGCCTGCTCAAGCGGTTCGGCCTGCAGTTCCGTCGACCCTGCCCCCAGCCACGTCCTGATGGCAATCGGCTGCAACGAATCGCAAGCCCGCTCAAGCCTGCGATTTGGGATTGGACGTCCAACCACCGAACAGCAGACTGATGAAGCTGCGGATCGATTGCTGGACGCTTTTCACCGCCTAAGGCAAATGGTTTAA
- a CDS encoding pyridoxine 5'-phosphate synthase, translating into MIELGVNIDHVATVRQARRTFEPDPVIAAALAEQGGADGITFHLREDRRHIQERDVEVLMQTVTVKTNLEIACDEATVKIACKAKPTWALLVPEGRDEVTTEGGLDLTTDNGRIARAIDQLREQGILVSLFLDPDVAQVEAAAALGVDAVELHTGPYANAGHKTREVELQRLAKSSELAVQAGMRFHAGHGLNYVNVRPVAALPDVIELNIGHSIVSRAVMVGMREAVAEMRRLLDLVRPF; encoded by the coding sequence ATGATTGAATTGGGGGTCAATATTGACCATGTGGCAACCGTCCGCCAGGCACGCCGAACTTTCGAACCCGATCCCGTGATTGCCGCGGCGCTCGCGGAGCAAGGTGGTGCCGACGGCATTACGTTTCACTTGCGCGAAGACCGTCGTCACATTCAAGAGCGCGATGTCGAAGTTTTGATGCAGACTGTCACGGTAAAAACCAATCTGGAAATCGCGTGTGATGAAGCAACGGTAAAGATCGCTTGTAAGGCTAAGCCAACTTGGGCGCTGCTGGTTCCGGAAGGCCGCGATGAAGTGACCACCGAAGGGGGCCTGGATCTGACGACCGACAACGGACGGATCGCCCGCGCGATTGACCAGCTGCGTGAACAGGGGATTCTGGTCAGCCTGTTCTTGGATCCCGATGTTGCTCAGGTCGAAGCGGCGGCGGCCTTAGGTGTCGATGCCGTTGAACTGCACACGGGGCCTTATGCGAACGCAGGCCACAAGACTCGCGAGGTCGAGCTTCAGCGATTGGCCAAGTCCAGCGAACTGGCCGTTCAGGCTGGCATGCGTTTCCACGCGGGGCACGGCTTGAATTACGTCAATGTTCGGCCGGTCGCCGCGTTGCCAGATGTTATCGAGCTGAACATCGGCCACTCGATCGTTTCTCGAGCCGTCATGGTAGGAATGCGAGAAGCCGTCGCGGAAATGCGACGGCTTCTCGATCTGGTTCGCCCGTTTTAA
- a CDS encoding FAD-dependent oxidoreductase: MCRLLYCWIVLISWSCLTANSTNAADVLLEAEAFENQGGWKLDTQFIQTMGSPYLLAHGLGQPVDDASTTFSVPEDGEYHVFTRTYDWVARWEASGAPGKFQVQIDGKALEPTFGTSGADWMWQPGGKVKLAAGEHKIALHDLTGFDGRCDAIYLSTDATPPSNDAEVMSSWRRERLGLTGDTIESRSYDLVVVGGGYAGTAAALSAARMGCKVALIQDRSVLGGNGSSEVRVWAMGLIRRGNYPRIGEIVEEFCDHATKSPGRAEEFVDDLKEEKVRAEKNIDLFLNHHAYAAETVEGIIKSVDAFDVRSGQIRRFSAPLFADCTGHGWLGEWANADYDVTPEGRMGMSNMWVWAEQEEPQTFPQTPWALQLSMQDFPYPRDHHGQWFWESGFDKNPIGGAEAIRDWNLRAVYGAFNAMKNGDGAERHPNATLAWVAYIGGPRESRRLMGDIVLTQDHVVEKHEFSDGCVPSTWSIDLHYPKEQYSKKFPENPFISYAVHDRRVDRSYGYPVPYRCFYSRNVSNLFMAGRNVSVTHEALGTVRVMKTCGMMGEVVGKAASICIDHTCRPRDVYESYWSEMDDLLKLPGVARRETVSSEMVIPDDVQPSAGPRGPMEGVNPNKLKGIVVDDEAAEKRGTWTVGTGLKGFIAHGYRYAGNDSNSSIRFTAAIPEDGKYDVIVLHCPHPNRGTTVPVTWSVDEAQQGTKRIDMQGETTAEHSESKVASLQLKKGQKVSVTLSTDGAGGTVHADAIRVVKQ; encoded by the coding sequence ATGTGCCGCCTTTTGTACTGCTGGATTGTCTTGATCAGTTGGTCGTGCCTGACGGCAAATTCAACAAATGCAGCGGATGTGCTGCTGGAAGCGGAGGCATTTGAGAACCAAGGGGGCTGGAAACTGGACACTCAGTTTATCCAGACCATGGGGTCTCCCTACCTCTTGGCTCACGGGCTTGGGCAACCGGTCGACGATGCGTCCACCACTTTCAGCGTACCAGAAGATGGCGAGTACCACGTTTTCACCAGGACCTATGACTGGGTCGCACGCTGGGAAGCGAGCGGGGCACCGGGGAAATTTCAAGTTCAAATCGACGGGAAAGCTCTGGAACCAACCTTTGGAACCAGCGGAGCCGATTGGATGTGGCAGCCCGGTGGCAAGGTAAAACTGGCTGCTGGCGAACACAAAATTGCGTTGCACGACCTGACCGGTTTTGATGGACGCTGCGATGCGATCTACCTAAGCACCGATGCAACCCCGCCCTCGAACGATGCCGAAGTCATGTCCTCCTGGCGGCGCGAGCGTCTGGGACTGACGGGCGATACGATTGAATCCCGGTCCTATGACCTAGTGGTCGTCGGCGGTGGTTACGCCGGAACGGCCGCCGCATTGTCGGCAGCAAGAATGGGCTGCAAGGTTGCCTTGATTCAAGACCGAAGCGTGCTGGGCGGAAACGGATCGAGCGAAGTTCGAGTCTGGGCCATGGGACTGATTCGGCGAGGCAACTATCCACGGATCGGCGAAATCGTCGAAGAGTTTTGTGACCATGCGACCAAATCACCAGGCCGAGCGGAAGAGTTCGTTGACGACCTAAAAGAAGAAAAGGTTCGAGCCGAAAAGAACATCGACCTATTCCTCAATCACCACGCTTACGCGGCAGAGACGGTCGAAGGGATTATCAAGTCGGTCGATGCCTTTGACGTTCGCAGCGGACAAATCCGTCGCTTCTCCGCCCCCTTGTTTGCAGACTGCACAGGGCATGGCTGGCTGGGTGAATGGGCCAACGCCGATTACGACGTCACCCCCGAAGGCCGGATGGGGATGAGCAACATGTGGGTTTGGGCAGAACAAGAGGAACCGCAAACCTTCCCGCAAACCCCGTGGGCCCTCCAGCTGTCGATGCAGGATTTCCCTTACCCTCGCGATCACCATGGACAATGGTTCTGGGAAAGTGGATTTGATAAAAACCCGATCGGAGGCGCCGAAGCAATTCGCGACTGGAATCTACGCGCCGTCTATGGCGCGTTTAATGCGATGAAAAACGGCGATGGAGCCGAGCGGCATCCGAACGCGACATTGGCCTGGGTGGCATACATTGGCGGCCCACGTGAAAGCCGACGACTGATGGGAGACATTGTCCTCACCCAGGATCACGTTGTTGAAAAACACGAATTTAGCGACGGATGTGTGCCCAGTACCTGGTCGATCGATTTGCATTACCCAAAGGAACAGTACTCCAAAAAATTCCCCGAAAACCCTTTCATCAGCTACGCGGTCCACGACCGACGTGTGGACCGTTCTTACGGTTACCCCGTTCCCTATCGCTGTTTCTATTCCAGAAACGTTTCCAACCTGTTCATGGCTGGGCGTAACGTTAGTGTGACGCACGAAGCACTGGGAACCGTGCGAGTGATGAAGACTTGCGGAATGATGGGAGAAGTCGTGGGCAAAGCCGCGTCGATCTGCATCGACCACACCTGTCGGCCTCGTGATGTCTACGAGAGTTACTGGAGCGAAATGGACGACCTGCTGAAACTGCCCGGTGTCGCGCGCCGCGAAACCGTTTCCTCCGAAATGGTCATTCCCGACGACGTCCAACCATCCGCCGGGCCGCGTGGTCCGATGGAGGGAGTGAACCCCAACAAGCTGAAAGGTATCGTCGTCGATGACGAAGCTGCCGAGAAACGTGGAACATGGACCGTTGGCACCGGGCTGAAAGGGTTCATCGCCCACGGTTATCGGTACGCAGGGAATGATTCCAATTCCTCGATCCGGTTCACCGCAGCGATCCCCGAGGACGGAAAGTACGACGTGATCGTGCTTCATTGCCCCCACCCCAATCGTGGCACCACGGTCCCCGTCACCTGGTCCGTCGATGAGGCTCAGCAGGGGACCAAAAGAATCGACATGCAGGGCGAGACGACTGCGGAGCATTCCGAGTCGAAAGTGGCCTCACTGCAACTGAAGAAAGGCCAGAAAGTTTCGGTCACACTCAGCACGGACGGAGCCGGCGGGACAGTCCACGCCGACGCGATCCGTGTTGTAAAGCAATAG